A part of Diprion similis isolate iyDipSimi1 chromosome 12, iyDipSimi1.1, whole genome shotgun sequence genomic DNA contains:
- the LOC124413267 gene encoding dnaJ homolog subfamily C member 3 homolog: MAASRETEVQNLKERGNACVKEQKYAEAMFHYTHAIKLDPKNFSLYSNRSLVFLKMQQYHFAMEDAIMTIQLKPDWTKGYYRKAEVESQTFRFSEALQSYSKALSLQPNDPSILDAMKRASKQLIKDRRADQQIPWLGAGVGIILGVIVVIADYVFTNKPTLTHPLLMALLTIAIAMLGFGIAKGCRYFVKCQRRSLLEPPVDLLQEGSKEEPEESQQEQMSNEDRDKHPKYSKAQARQRFKKGKS; this comes from the exons ATGGCTGCCAGCCGTGAAACTGAG GTACAAAACCTGAAGGAACGTGGTAACGCCTGCGTTAAGGAGCAAAAATATGCCGAAGCGATGTTCCACTATACGCACGCAATAAAACTGGACCCCAAGAACTTTTCGTTGTACAGCAACCGGTCTttggtatttttgaaaatgcagCAGTACCACTTTGCCATGGAAGACGCGATCATGACCATTCAGCTGAAACCCGATTGGACAAAG GGATACTACCGTAAGGCGGAAGTCGAATCACAGACCTTTCGATTTAGCGAAGCTCTTCAGTCCTACAGCAAGGCTCTCAGTCTGCAGCCAAATGACCCCAGTATTCTAGACGCCATGAAAAGGGCTTCGAAGCAGCTCATCAAAGATAGGAGAG CCGACCAACAGATACCTTGGTTGGGTGCTGGGGTGGGAATAATACTGGGTGTCATCGTGGTGATTGCCGATTACGTCTTCACTAACAAACCGACCTTAACG CACCCTTTACTGATGGCTCTGCTtaccatcgccatcgccatgcTCGGATTTGGGATCGCGAAGGGTTGCCGTTATTTCGTAAAATGTCAAAGACGGTCGCTGCTTGAGCCGCCGGTGGATCTCCTGCAGGAGGGCAGCAAGGAAGAACCGGAAGAGTCGCAGCAGGAGCAGATGAGCAATGAAGACAGAGACAAGCATCCGAAATATAGTAAAGCTCAGGCAAGACAGCGCTTCAAGAAAGGAAAGTCGTAA
- the LOC124413266 gene encoding RNA polymerase II elongation factor Ell has protein sequence MAALVAGVQYGLSSHSNFHENKSLIFVKLTDSAYRAIEDYLRNRNKTSDSPTIQFLGNEGQLSFPSSQSSHGTAGFTFSLSGNQDIEGPQGSFECVQQTGTKSLESLGTLPCKMRIQAKDDVYEATRVRMAVAEENHKNKCTREIKPNGPDIGRKVKVKVKGGTGRTVPSSALPRVREPPMTVSNSSGILPSSSTTQSRLSSYKPAPSNNPPPAARAQPEKKMSDIMRRPLKERLIHLLALRPYKKPELLERIHREGIRDREKTIITTVLKQVAYMRDNTYHLHRHVWNDVQEDWPYYTEQEKTMLKRRKPQNLTPPGSSDGGSCGSGQSPNSTHPGSPPGITAPPPSIMGSKRPGYFQGNDGLPTKRPRISHYRKPEPSISTTSNNGSAAVDNGRTSGGGGGGSSNNNSWDPRQQRERDYRTERTNSDVLRSSYSVSKSCLTPSSDCEDIHSAPSNLNSHNSHSSLTHNNIINNHNGNSNKLSSVDSGVVNFVRGSGGANFGGSPSASDRRDRDDRGRERERERERERERERERERERERERERERERERERERERERGRSVNSGGSSNFEVTTHSGNSYIGNTNGNSGHINSGSGRTSPPRSENSKTTEFPDYLTYFTTISSNEQKRRYKAEFSADYDEYRRLHTQVTKVSKRFAQLEEHLRKELESGNETKYSEIKSQIFSEYNEIKNDPDHQQTKRRFHYLHDKLSHIKRLVHDYDSQYGSGGAGSLHY, from the exons CAACTATCCTTTCCATCGTCACAATCCAGCCATGGAACAGCGGGATTCACCTTCAGCCTTTCCGGCAATCAGGACATCGAGGGACCGCAGGGGAGTTTCGAATGCGTACAACAGACCGGGACGAA GAGTTTGGAAAGCCTCGGCACGCTGCCGTGTAAAATGCGGATACAGGCGAAGGATGACGTATACGAGGCTACCAGGGTTCGGATGGCTGTTGCAGAGGAGAACCACAAAAATAAATG CACAAGGGAAATAAAACCCAATGGGCCGGATATCGGGCGGAAAGTAAAGGTCAAAGTAAAAGGAGGGACTGGAAGAACTGTACCATCATCAGCACTTCCGAGGGTACGAGAACCACCGATGACGGTTTCGAACTCCTCCGGTATCTTGCCATCGTCATCCACCACTCAATCACGCCTTTCTTCGTACAAACCCGCCCCCAGCAACAATCCACCTCCTGCTGCCCGTGCTCAACCCGAGAAAAAGATGTCTGACATTATGCGAAGGCCCCTTAA AGAAAGACTTATTCACCTCCTCGCTTTGAGGCCATACAAGAAGCCCGAGTTGCTGGAACGCATTCACAGAG aggGTATCAGAGACCGAGAAAAAACTATAATTACAACGGTGCTGAAGCAGGTAGCTTACATGCGCGATAATACTTATCATCTGCATCGGCATGTGTGGAACGACGTGCAAGAAGATTGGCCCTATTATACCGAACAAGAAAAGACAATGCTGAAACGCCGCAAACCGCAAAACCTAACGCCACCAGGCTCTAGTGATGGGGGCTCTTGTG GTAGTGGTCAGTCGCCAAACTCTACGCATCCGGGTTCACCTCCAGGGATAACAGCGCCACCTCCGAGTATAATGGGCTCAAAGAGACCAGGCTACTTCCAAGGAAATGACGGGCTCCCAACCAAGAGACCCCGAATATCTCACTACCGTAAACCAGAACCGAGTATTTCCACAACGAGCAACAATGGATCGGCTGCTGTGGACAATGGAAGGACAtcaggtggtggtggtggtggtagtagTAATAACAACAGCTGGGATCCGAGACAGCAACGCGAACGCGATTATCGCACGGAGAGAACAAACAGTGATGTGCTTCGAAGCAGCTATAGTGTCAGCAAATCGTGCCTGACGCCATCCAGTGACTGTGAGGACATTCATAGCGCACCTAGCAATCTAAACAGCCATAATTCGCATAGTAGTCTAACCCATAATAACATTATAAATAACCATAATGGTAACAGTAATAAATTGAGCAGTGTTGATAGCGGTGTTGTGAATTTTGTGCGAGGGAGTGGTGGTGCCAACTTCGGGGGTAGTCCAAGCGCCAGTGATAGGCGAGATCGGGACGACCGagggagggaaagagagagggaaagggagagggaaagagagagagaaagggagagggagagagagcgGGAAAGAGAgcgggagagggagagggaacgagagagagaaagggagcgCGAGAGAGAACGGGGGAGAAGTGTAAATAGTGGTGGATCTTCGAATTTTGAAGTTACGACTCACAGTGGCAATAGTTACATCGGAAATACAAATGGCAATTCAGGGCATATTAACTCGGGATCTGGACGTACTTCACCCCCCCGATCTGAGAACAGCAAGACAACGGAATTTCCAGACTACCTCAC GTACTTCACGACAATCAGCAGCAACGAGCAAAAAAGACGTTACAAGGCAGAGTTTAGTGCGGACTACGATGAGTACAGGCGTTTACACACGCAAGTGACCAAGGTTTCGAAACGATTTGCGCAGCTTGAAGAACATTTAAGGAAAGAGCTTGAATCTGGAAACGAGACTAAATATTCG GAAATCAAGAGCCAAATATTTTCCGAGTATAACGAGATCAAAAATGATCCGGATCATCAGCAGACCAAGAGGCGGTTTCACTATCTCCACGACAAGCTGAGTCACATAAAGCGGCTGGTTCATGATTATGATTCTCAATATGGCAGCGGGGGTGCAGGCAGTTTGCACTACTGA